The Syntrophales bacterium DNA segment GTTTTCTATACACCGGAGGCAGAGAATCTGATGGTCAACTTTCATCACAGAACGTTCGTCGCCAGGTCCCCTCAACACGTCCCTCAATATTTTGAGGTTCCACCAAATATTGAGGTCAAATGCAGCATCTCAAACTCATCCGCCAGCCTCTTTCGCTGATCAAACCGCCTGTTATTAAAAGAGTAATTTAAGTTTCTAATTTTCCCCCGGCTGTTGGCAGGCCCTTTGCTAATACATCCCCATGATTCTCGCAATTATACAAATGAAGGTACTCTCTGAGAAGCGCATGGAATTGACGCAGACGATTGCTTCCTTGTCCGATTACATAAGGAAGGAGGAGGGTTGCCAGCGTTGCTACTTCTGCCAGAGTATCGGGGATGAAGATCAATTCTTTCTTATTGAAAGATGGGATAACGAAAAGAACCTTATGAACCACCTCAAGTCGGATCATTTCCGGGTGCTCCGGGGGGCGATGGGACTTCTCAAGGAACCGTATGAAGGGACGTTCCACATCGCCTTTCAGCCGCAAGGGGTGGAAGAGGCAGAAACAAATAAAGTAGACTGAGTTCATGGCCGGATAGATTGACGGCTATCTGAGGGTGGATATCAGGGTGTGTCGGCAGGAAGGAACCGTGAGCAATCGGAAAGGAGAGCGAATGTTGTGGACGATTTCTGTGGTTCTGATCATTCTGTGGATGCTGGGAATGGTTAGCGGTTATGCGATGGGTGGTTTTATTCATATAATGTTGTTTTTTGCCATCGTTGTTCTGCTGATCAAAATCAAAGACGATTGCAGAGACTATAATTCCGGATATGCGATGAAGACATATTTGAAAAGGCAATTAAAAAGCAGGCACAGAAAGGTTTTGCCAAAGCTTACTATAGCTGGGGAAAAGGTCTCACAAACAATCATTTCATCAACAATTTACCGAAAGGAGTAACGCCATGAGAAAAAGAAATATCGTTATCAACTGTTTAGTGCTTCTCGCAATGATCGTCACCCTGGCCGCCTGTGCATCGACACGCACACGTGAAAGTGCCGGCGAATATGTTGACGATTCGGTCATCACGACCAAGGTGAAATCGCTGCTTTCAGCAGATGATTTTCTCAAGTCATTCCAGATCAGTGTAGAGACTTACAAGGGCACCGTTCAACTGAGCGGCTTCGTAAATTCCCAAAAGGCTATCGATCAGGCTGTTAAAATCACGATGGGCGTCAAGGGGGTAAAAGCATTAAGAAATAATATGGTCGTGAAGTAGAAAACGGGTATCCTTTCCGGTAGGGAGGATGGCGGCTGGCTTTAACCAGAAGCCAGTATTGCTGATGCAAGGTTTCTTCATGGTACCCGGGCGGAGGCAAAGGCAGCCGGCAATCGACATAAAGAAAGTGCTCATCATTGAGCAGAAAAGGAGGAGTGGTTATGAGAAGATTTAAAGCTGTACGAACGTATCTTTTGTTTATCTTAATTCTAAGTGGTTTTTTAATTACGGGATGCGGAGGAGGCGGAGGAGCATTCGAAACCGGACATTGGTTGCCACCCGATGTGGTTTCCGTAGCGGTAACGCCGTTAACGGCCGCAATACCGGTTACGGGTACCCAACAATTTATTGCAACTGCGACATATCGTGATGGTTCATCCCGTGACGTGACCGCGTCCTCGAGCTGGACTTCGGGCACTCCCGCTGTTGCCACCGTCAGTTCCACATCTGGTTCCGCTACCGGCGTTGCTTCCGGCGCATCGATTATTTCTGCCGCTTTCGGCGGCATGTCCGGCTCAGCAACCTTGACCGTGAACGCCGCAATATCGGTGTCCTTCGTGGTGACGCCGGGAAGGGCCTCGCTACCGGTTACGGGCACCCAACAGTATACGGCGATTGAGACATTCAGCGATGGCACAACCATCGACAGGACAGTGGGTTCCACCTGGTCTGCAACTGATCTCGTCGGCGTCGGCATTGCCACGATAGGGGCGAACACGGGCCTCGCTACCGGCAATGTTGTCGGCCAATCGACCATCAAGGCGATTTTCGGCACCAAAATCTCGACCGCTACTTTGACGGTGACCGCCGCAACATCGGTGTCATTCGTGGTGACCCCTGGAAGAGCCTCTATGCCGATCAGCGGTACGCAACAATTTATCGCAATTGAGACATTCAGCGATGGGACCACCATCGACAGGACTGTGGCCTCCACTTGGTCTGCAACAGATCTCGTCGGCGTCGGCATTGCCACCATTGGGGCGAATACTGGTATCGCAACCGGCAATTCCGCGGGCCAATCGACTATCAAGGCAATTTTTGGCCTCAAAACTGCGACGACAGCCGTATTGACCGTGACTGCCGCAACATCCAAGTCCTTCGTAGTAACACCGGCTCTGGCTTCAATACCGGTCACGGGCACCCAAAAATTTACGGCAATTGAGACATTTAGCGATGGGACCACTATCGACAGGACAGCGGCCTCCACTTGGTCTTCACCGGATCTCGTCGGCGTTGGTGTTGCCACTGTCGGGGTGAACACGGGTCTCGCTACTGGTTTGACCGTTGGCCAATCAACCATCACTGCCACTTTCGGCCTCAAGGTCGCGACAGCCAACTTGACCGTGACCGCCGCAACATCCAAATCCTTTGTCGTGACGCCGACGCTGGCCTCAATACCGGTTACAGGTACTCAACAGTATACGGCGATTGAGACATTCAGCGATGGCACAACCTTCGACAGGACAGCGGCCTCCACCTGGTCTGCAACAGATCTCGTCGGCGTCGGCGTTGCCACGATTGGCGCTAACACCGGCCTCGCTACGGGCAATGTTGTCGGCCAATCGACCATCAAGGCCGTTTTCGGCCTCAAGACGGCGACGACGGCCGTATTGACCGTGAACGCCGCAACATCCAAGTCCTTTGTCGTGACACCGGCCCTGGCCTCAACACCGGTTACGGGTACTCAGCAATTTGCGGCGATTGAGACATTTAGCGACGGGTCAATCTTCGACAGGACAACGGCTTCCACCTGGTCTGCGACTGATGTCGCCCCCGGCGTCGGCGTTGCCACCGTTGGGGCGAACACGGGCCTCGCTACCGGCAATGTTGTCGGCCAATCGACCATCAAGGCGATTTTCGGCCTCAAGACCGCGACGACAGCGACCTTGACCGTGAACGCCGCAACATCCAAGTCCTTTGTCGTGACACCGGCCCTGGTCTCATTACCGATTACGGGCACTCAAAAGTATACGGCGATTGAGACATTCAGCGATGGCACAACCATCGACAGGACAGCGGCCTCCACCTGGACTTCACCGGATCTCTCCGGCGGCCCCGGTGTTGCCACAATCTTGCCGACCGGCGTCGCTACCGCTAAAGTCCTCGGCCAATCCACCATTACTGCCACTTTCGGCCTCAAGGTTGCAACAGCCGTAATGACCGTGACCGCCGCAACATCCACGTCGTTCGTGGTGACGCCGGCCCTGGCCACAATACCGGTTACGGGCACCCAACAATTTACGGCGATTGAGACATTTAGCGATGGCACAACCATCGACAGTACAGCGGCCTCCACCTGGTCTGCAACTGATGTCGCCCCCGCCATCGGTGTTGCCGTAATCGGGTTGAACACGGGCCTCGCTACGGGCAATGTTGTCGGCCAATCGACCATCAAGGCCGTTTTCGGCCTCCAGACCGCGACGACGGCCACCTTGACCGTAACCGCCGCAACATCCAAGTCATTTACGGTTAAGCCTGCAACGGCCACAATAGGGGTCGCGGGTGGTACCCAACAATTTAACGCGATTGAGATATTTAGCGATGGATCAACCATCGACAGGACAATAGCCTCCACCTGGACATCAGTTGATCTCGTCGGCACCGGCGTTTCCACAATCGGTTTGAACACCGGCCTCGCTTCCGGTAAGGCTTTAGGTCAATCGACGATCACCGCCACTTTCGGTCTTCAGACCGCGACGGCCGTCTTGACCGTAACCGCCCCCAACCCCGGATCCGCAGGCTCAGGCCCGGATCTTAAAACGGTTGCCCCTCACGGGATTATAGCTTACAACGCGATCACCAACTCGGCTGGCCCAAGCCATATCTATGGAGATGTCGCGTTAACTCAGCCCGGGCCTGGTGGTACTATCGCATCTGTAACTGGACCTGGAACTAATGATGGCGGGGTTGCGCCGTTACTAACTTCATCTATCGTGACTGACAGTTACAGTGTGCCCTCAACCCCGGGGCTGATAACCGCTGCGGATAATGGCACTCCTGCTAAGATTGCTGCCCTGCCACAGCTGCTACTCGACTTGAGAGCCGTGTATGACGACCTCTTTAGCCGTGCAGCGCCAGTGACAGCGCTAACGACACCGGCGTCGGCGGCTGGGGTCAGCGGCGGTACTTTTCCCGCAGCCGCACCAGACCTAAGTGGGTATATCCTCAGCCCGGGCATCTTTACTACTTCAGGCACGTATGGGCTCAGTAATACCTTAGGTCCTCTCGTGCTCGATGCGGGGGGCAATCCGGATGCAGTCTTTATCATCCGGTCAACAGCAGTTGGTCCCTCTGGCTTGACCTCGACAACTGGTAGTGTTGTCCTGCAAAATGGCGCCCAGTCGAAAAACGTTTTTTGGCTATTGGACAATGCGACTATCGGGGCGGGCACCTTCTTCCGGGGAACCGTAGTGACAGGTCATGCTATCACGCTTCTCGCCCACGCCAACGTGGAGGGCAGAATGTTGGCAGGAGCGCTCGGTCTTGTGAGTGGCGCGATTACGTTAACGGACACTAATATCATTACCGTACCTAAGTAAGGAATAAGGTATTGGCCGAGAAAACAGGCAAAAAGGGAAGACAGACTATGATCCATAATTCACCTGTCTCCCTTTTGCCTCTCGAAAACGCTTCGTTTTTTGGACACACAGATCCCCTCCGGTTTTTTTCCAAGAGCCGGAAGGGCAACAGCAAGATGCAACAATATAAAGGAGGACATACAATGAAAGCAAAGTATCGTGCAGCACTTATGGTAGCTGCGTTTATTTTTCTCCTACCCTTGTCGGCTCGCTCCGAGATAAGGGAAGGATCATTTGAAGTGGGTCCGTTCGGAGGGTACAATTTCTTCGAAGATAATCAGAATCTGGAAAATCGACCCGTATTTGGCCTACGGCTGGGCTACAATTTCACGAAGTATTTTGGCATTGAAGGTGTCGGTGAATACATAAATAGTCGCGTTGATGACAAGAACCTACTATGGACCAAGGAAGGGCAGTTTACCAGTCCCATAGAGAAAGTGGACCTTACTTTTTATCATCTCGATTTCGTCTATCACTTTAAGCCCGAGGGTAAATTCAACCCCTTTGCGCTGGTCGGTTTCGGAGGAACCCACTATCGTCCGGATACTAGATCGACCAAGGACATGGCTGCTTTTAATGTTGGCGTAGGCGCGAAATACTGGCTTAACGACAGTGTCGCACTCAGAGTCGATCTCCAGGATTATCTGGTTACCGAGATCATGCAATCGACCTACCATAATGTTGGAGTTACCCTGGGCGTAACTTTTGCTTTCGGCGGCAAGGCAAAGCCCGCACCGGTCCAGGTTGCGAAGTATGAACCCAAGCCCGAACCCAAGCCCGAACCCGTGCCCGAACCCGTGCCCGAGCCTAAACCAGTTCCGCCGCCGCCGCCTCCACCGGAACCAAAAGTTGAGGAGAAGGTGATCATTGTGGCTGAGCCAAAGGTCGAGGAGAAGGTGATGGTCGCCGCGGCGGAGCCGAAGGTCATTGTCCTTGCATTTGAGGACGTGCATTTCGATTTTGACAAGTCAACACTTAAGCCGGAAGCGAAGATGATCCTGCAAAGGAATATTCAGCTTCTGAAAGACAACCCCAAAGCAAAAGTCCGTATTGCAGGCTATACCTCTGCTTCCGGCAGTGAAGCTTACAACCAGAAGTTAAGCGAAAGAAGGGCAAAGGCTGTCGAGGAGTACCTCATTAGCGAAGGCGCCATTACAAGTGACAGGCTTTCCACAATCGGCTATGGCGAGACAAAACCCGCAGTTCCTGAAGCAGCCCCTAAAGAGCTTTTCTCATCAGCGGCAAAGGCAAACATGAGAGTCCTCTTCGAAATCATCATGGAATAAGAGGATTGGGGCAAGTCCGAGTTCAAGTTCGAAAAATTTGTATTTCCATTGCCGGCTTGAATAGCCGGCAATGGAAACGGGAGGTTGTATGAAACCACTAAACATATTTGCGATCATCCTGATTGTTCTGGGAATAGCAGCGTTTGCCTACCAGGGAATCACCTACACAACCAGAGAGAAAGTCGTCGATCTGGGCCCTATCCAGGTGACGGCTGAAAAAAGTAAAACGATTCCGCTGCCGCCCATTGTCGGCGCCATCGCGCTTGTGGGCGGAATCGTGCTTTTGGCTATGGGAAACAAAAGAGGTTGATAGAGGGAAAAACTGTGATGGGTATTGAGGCGACAAAATGAAAAAAGTATTTTGGGTAACGATTCTTATGGCGTTGGCACTTGTACTTCCTGTTTCAACGATGGCGAGGGTGGATGTAGGCATTAGCATTTCTCTGCCGCCGCTCATCGTATTTGCCGCACCGCCAGAGGTGGTCGTGCTGCCAGAAACGAATGTCTATGCTGTTCCTGATTTGGACGTGGATATTTTTTTCTACGGTGGTTGGTGGTGGCGTCCTTGGGAAGGACGATGGTACCGTTCGCGAAACTATAACTCTGGTTGGGGTTACTACCGAAATGTTCCCTCTTTTTATCGCGGGATACCGGCAGGTTGGAGGAATGACTATCGGGAGGGTCGCTGGAAAGGGCATCAATGGGACCACGAACGAATACCCCACGAACAAGTCCAAAAAAACTGGCGCAACTGGGAAAAGAACAGACATTGGGAAAAGCAAAACAGTTGGGGTGTCAAAGGGTTGAATCCCCGACAGAATTCCCGGCAACAAAAAAGCGAGGTGCGACAACAGAAGCCAAGAGTGCAACCGCAACCCCGAAAAGCGGAGCCGCAACATCGAGAGGTACAACCACAATCGCGGCCCCAGACCCGAGAGGCCGTCAAACGACAACAATCTCAACCGCGGAATGAAAAACCTGAAAAAGCAAGGAAAGATAAAAGAGATTAGAGTGATAAAGGGTTTAACCGAAAATAATAAGGGGTTTGCATCTATGGAGGCCGTTTGCCGCCATAAAATGAATTTTGACAACTAAAAAAGGAGATATTGTTATGAGAAGAATCAGTTATGGATTAGTTTTTTTGTTAATGGTTTTCTTACTGTTTACCGGTTGTGCGACATTTAAGCCGGTTAATCTTAACCCGCAGATTCAATCCGGGCAATTAGTTCAAAAAACGGACAATGTCATTGTTCTTTTTGACAAATCTGCTTCCATGAATGAGTTGCACGGCAAACCTATGGTAAACGGAGCTACTCGCCTGGTACATGCGAAAAATGCTACGAAAAACATGATCGCGACGATTCCGGAAATAAAGCTGAATGCCGGACTCAGAACCTTCTGGGGCGAAGAAACGGCTCTGATTTATGGAATGAAGTCACTTGTGAAAGAGGATTATACGAAGGCAATAAGCTCTATCGAAAATCCCAACCATAGAACCCCTATGGCAAATGCGATTACGGCGGCAGGCAGTGATCTCAGGTCGGGGGGGGGTAATTCGGCCATCATCATTGTCAGTGATTTTTCGGAAATTCCAGGGATGGATGACATCAGGCCCGCTGCTGTCATGGAAGCCATAACAAAAGTGAATGCAGAATACGGCGACAAACTCTGCGTTTATGCCATTCAGGTAGGATACACTCGCGACGGGAAAGAACTTTCAGAACAGATCGTGCAGAACGTTGAAGGCGGCTATACCGTAAACGCCGATAAACTGGTAACCCCGGCAGCCATGGCCGCCTTTGTGGAAAAAGTAATCGCCGGCAATTGCCTGCGTTATCATGAACTGGTTGCAAAGCCGACGGAGAAGGTAATTATCCTTGCAGCCGAGCCGAAGGTTGAGGAGAAGATCGCTGCTGTTGTGGCTGCGCCGAAGGTCGAGGAGAAGGTCGAGGAGAAGGTTATGGTGGCCACGGCGGAGCCTAAGATCATTATCCTTGCTTTGGAGGACGTACATTTTGATTTCGATAAGTCAACCCTTAAGCCGGAAGCGAAGACGATTCTGCAAAGGAATATTCAGCTTCTGAAAGACAATCCCAACGCAAAAATCCGCGTTGCCGGTTATACCTCTGCTTCCGGCACGGAAGCATATAACCAGAAGTTAAGCGAAAGAAGGGCAAATGCCGTCCAGGAATACCTCATTAGCGAAGGCATCATTACACCGGACAGGCTTTCCACAATCGGCTATGGCGAGGCAAATCCGGGCATGTACGAAGCGGCGCCTAAAGAGCTGTACTCACCAGCAGCAAAGGCCAACATGAGGGTTCTTTTTGAAATCATTGTGCAATAGGAGCGTAAGGAAAGGAGGAGAAAATGGAATTCGTTATTGGAATTTTGGTCGTGGTAGCTTTAGTGTTTGTGATTATGTATTTAGCAAACCGGACATAAGAAAGGGAGACAAAAAATGGGATTAGTCATTGGGATTTTAGTTGTGGTTGCTTTAGTATTTGCG contains these protein-coding regions:
- a CDS encoding antibiotic biosynthesis monooxygenase, with amino-acid sequence MELTQTIASLSDYIRKEEGCQRCYFCQSIGDEDQFFLIERWDNEKNLMNHLKSDHFRVLRGAMGLLKEPYEGTFHIAFQPQGVEEAETNKVD
- a CDS encoding lmo0937 family membrane protein, with translation MLWTISVVLIILWMLGMVSGYAMGGFIHIMLFFAIVVLLIKIKDDCRDYNSGYAMKTYLKRQLKSRHRKVLPKLTIAGEKVSQTIISSTIYRKE
- a CDS encoding BON domain-containing protein, which codes for MRKRNIVINCLVLLAMIVTLAACASTRTRESAGEYVDDSVITTKVKSLLSADDFLKSFQISVETYKGTVQLSGFVNSQKAIDQAVKITMGVKGVKALRNNMVVK
- a CDS encoding Ig-like domain-containing protein, which encodes MRRFKAVRTYLLFILILSGFLITGCGGGGGAFETGHWLPPDVVSVAVTPLTAAIPVTGTQQFIATATYRDGSSRDVTASSSWTSGTPAVATVSSTSGSATGVASGASIISAAFGGMSGSATLTVNAAISVSFVVTPGRASLPVTGTQQYTAIETFSDGTTIDRTVGSTWSATDLVGVGIATIGANTGLATGNVVGQSTIKAIFGTKISTATLTVTAATSVSFVVTPGRASMPISGTQQFIAIETFSDGTTIDRTVASTWSATDLVGVGIATIGANTGIATGNSAGQSTIKAIFGLKTATTAVLTVTAATSKSFVVTPALASIPVTGTQKFTAIETFSDGTTIDRTAASTWSSPDLVGVGVATVGVNTGLATGLTVGQSTITATFGLKVATANLTVTAATSKSFVVTPTLASIPVTGTQQYTAIETFSDGTTFDRTAASTWSATDLVGVGVATIGANTGLATGNVVGQSTIKAVFGLKTATTAVLTVNAATSKSFVVTPALASTPVTGTQQFAAIETFSDGSIFDRTTASTWSATDVAPGVGVATVGANTGLATGNVVGQSTIKAIFGLKTATTATLTVNAATSKSFVVTPALVSLPITGTQKYTAIETFSDGTTIDRTAASTWTSPDLSGGPGVATILPTGVATAKVLGQSTITATFGLKVATAVMTVTAATSTSFVVTPALATIPVTGTQQFTAIETFSDGTTIDSTAASTWSATDVAPAIGVAVIGLNTGLATGNVVGQSTIKAVFGLQTATTATLTVTAATSKSFTVKPATATIGVAGGTQQFNAIEIFSDGSTIDRTIASTWTSVDLVGTGVSTIGLNTGLASGKALGQSTITATFGLQTATAVLTVTAPNPGSAGSGPDLKTVAPHGIIAYNAITNSAGPSHIYGDVALTQPGPGGTIASVTGPGTNDGGVAPLLTSSIVTDSYSVPSTPGLITAADNGTPAKIAALPQLLLDLRAVYDDLFSRAAPVTALTTPASAAGVSGGTFPAAAPDLSGYILSPGIFTTSGTYGLSNTLGPLVLDAGGNPDAVFIIRSTAVGPSGLTSTTGSVVLQNGAQSKNVFWLLDNATIGAGTFFRGTVVTGHAITLLAHANVEGRMLAGALGLVSGAITLTDTNIITVPK
- a CDS encoding OmpA family protein, whose protein sequence is MKAKYRAALMVAAFIFLLPLSARSEIREGSFEVGPFGGYNFFEDNQNLENRPVFGLRLGYNFTKYFGIEGVGEYINSRVDDKNLLWTKEGQFTSPIEKVDLTFYHLDFVYHFKPEGKFNPFALVGFGGTHYRPDTRSTKDMAAFNVGVGAKYWLNDSVALRVDLQDYLVTEIMQSTYHNVGVTLGVTFAFGGKAKPAPVQVAKYEPKPEPKPEPVPEPVPEPKPVPPPPPPPEPKVEEKVIIVAEPKVEEKVMVAAAEPKVIVLAFEDVHFDFDKSTLKPEAKMILQRNIQLLKDNPKAKVRIAGYTSASGSEAYNQKLSERRAKAVEEYLISEGAITSDRLSTIGYGETKPAVPEAAPKELFSSAAKANMRVLFEIIME
- a CDS encoding OmpA family protein gives rise to the protein MRRISYGLVFLLMVFLLFTGCATFKPVNLNPQIQSGQLVQKTDNVIVLFDKSASMNELHGKPMVNGATRLVHAKNATKNMIATIPEIKLNAGLRTFWGEETALIYGMKSLVKEDYTKAISSIENPNHRTPMANAITAAGSDLRSGGGNSAIIIVSDFSEIPGMDDIRPAAVMEAITKVNAEYGDKLCVYAIQVGYTRDGKELSEQIVQNVEGGYTVNADKLVTPAAMAAFVEKVIAGNCLRYHELVAKPTEKVIILAAEPKVEEKIAAVVAAPKVEEKVEEKVMVATAEPKIIILALEDVHFDFDKSTLKPEAKTILQRNIQLLKDNPNAKIRVAGYTSASGTEAYNQKLSERRANAVQEYLISEGIITPDRLSTIGYGEANPGMYEAAPKELYSPAAKANMRVLFEIIVQ